One segment of Shewanella piezotolerans WP3 DNA contains the following:
- a CDS encoding TIGR03503 family protein: MIKRVTTCVTAILIGLLLSRIAIADVILSSQASELKNRFRIDHMVDSVTLLIQREYGSAPVIVVQPDGSKWYASRHPESVKWMDGLTGDMITIENPMPGPWQLIGRVVEGSVIDKISKLSIDVDPIPQPLYQGERLKLTTRLIGDDEKVRLPGLDYLMSWTAKFISDNNPSDENFAAGSFMVGNYRDNGEKLDETPDDGVFTSKINLTQAWGGYTLQVDAKNAVLERQYSEAFTLSTRPINVEIVAPENAQAGRWDLHLTVDDNELLLSQTHIEAEIMGPAGMRLLESISDITEADSRFQLKPVNDFGSYRIKLTAVSTTKAGREIYLTLPELFFNFVKPPEPPPSKEELAAKAELQAKQAEDSAKQDAIFWLITINTVLLILGILILLFVRKRSNLKKALAATQARIDKESRQQEITMELDEIDLMMPEDFDDPKAGN; this comes from the coding sequence ATGATTAAACGCGTAACAACATGTGTGACGGCGATACTTATTGGGCTCTTGCTAAGCCGTATCGCCATTGCTGACGTGATCCTGTCATCTCAAGCTTCTGAATTGAAAAATCGCTTTAGAATTGATCATATGGTCGATAGTGTCACATTGCTTATTCAACGCGAGTACGGCAGCGCACCTGTTATTGTGGTTCAGCCTGATGGCAGCAAATGGTACGCCAGTCGCCATCCTGAATCTGTAAAGTGGATGGATGGATTGACCGGCGATATGATCACCATTGAAAATCCCATGCCAGGTCCTTGGCAGCTTATTGGGAGGGTGGTAGAAGGATCTGTTATTGATAAAATCTCCAAACTTTCAATCGATGTCGATCCTATCCCGCAACCGCTCTACCAAGGTGAACGACTAAAGTTAACGACTCGTTTGATAGGTGATGACGAAAAGGTCCGCCTACCAGGCTTAGATTATCTGATGAGCTGGACGGCGAAATTTATCAGCGACAACAATCCTAGTGATGAAAACTTTGCGGCAGGCAGTTTTATGGTAGGTAACTATCGAGATAATGGTGAAAAGCTTGATGAAACGCCTGATGACGGTGTGTTTACCAGTAAAATAAACCTAACCCAAGCTTGGGGCGGTTATACCTTACAGGTAGATGCTAAGAACGCCGTGCTTGAGCGTCAATATTCTGAAGCATTTACCTTGTCTACTCGACCTATTAATGTGGAGATTGTCGCGCCTGAAAATGCACAAGCAGGGCGATGGGATCTGCACCTAACTGTCGATGATAATGAATTGCTGTTATCACAGACGCACATTGAAGCAGAAATTATGGGGCCTGCTGGAATGCGATTATTAGAATCAATTTCAGATATAACTGAAGCTGATAGTCGGTTTCAGTTAAAACCTGTGAATGATTTTGGTAGTTACCGAATCAAGTTAACGGCAGTGAGCACCACTAAAGCAGGGCGGGAGATCTATTTAACTTTGCCTGAGCTGTTTTTTAATTTTGTTAAACCACCAGAGCCCCCCCCCTCAAAAGAGGAACTCGCAGCCAAGGCAGAGTTGCAAGCCAAGCAGGCAGAAGACTCGGCAAAACAAGATGCAATATTTTGGTTGATTACTATCAATACGGTTTTACTTATTCTGGGTATTTTGATTTTACTGTTTGTTCGTAAACGCAGTAACTTGAAAAAAGCACTCGCTGCAACCCAAGCAAGAATAGATAAAGAGTCCCGTCAGCAGGAGATAACCATGGAGCTTGATGAGATTGATCTGATGATGCCGGAAGATTTTGATGACCCTAAAGCTGGAAACTAA
- a CDS encoding lytic murein transglycosylase: MLLSKQALTLTCGLVLSFNAIASDATSASKGSFSEYVTQLKLEAVEQGVKEQTINDVFPKIKMFKKAVASDKAQPETKLTLETYLPRVVPDWKVEKARNLFKTHQVELERIGELYGVQPRFIVALWGVESNFGKLTGSYPVLSVTASLAYEGRREDFFKKEFFAALKIAEEQQFTFEEMKGSWAGAMGQTQFMPTSFLAYAQDGDGDGKKDIWNNSSDAFASAAYYLQQAGWKESETWGRQVKTPTDFDAKLANLAVKKTFSQWQALGVRRFNGNDLPNRDDMMISMVMPDGEQGRKYLVYDNYRGLLRWNKSNYFAISVAYLSERIKYPPIS, translated from the coding sequence ATGCTACTGAGTAAGCAAGCTTTGACATTAACCTGCGGGTTAGTGCTCTCTTTTAATGCGATAGCAAGTGATGCAACGAGTGCAAGCAAAGGCAGTTTTAGCGAGTATGTCACTCAACTGAAGCTTGAAGCTGTAGAGCAAGGCGTGAAAGAGCAGACCATCAATGATGTTTTTCCCAAAATTAAAATGTTCAAAAAGGCTGTTGCTTCAGACAAAGCACAGCCTGAAACGAAATTGACTCTTGAAACTTACCTACCGAGAGTCGTGCCTGACTGGAAAGTTGAAAAAGCGCGTAACCTATTCAAAACTCATCAGGTAGAACTTGAGAGGATTGGTGAGTTATACGGGGTGCAGCCGCGTTTTATTGTTGCTTTATGGGGCGTAGAGTCAAACTTTGGCAAACTTACCGGCAGTTATCCAGTATTATCAGTAACAGCTTCATTAGCTTATGAAGGACGTCGTGAAGATTTCTTTAAAAAGGAGTTTTTCGCAGCGTTGAAAATAGCTGAAGAGCAACAATTTACCTTTGAAGAGATGAAAGGTTCATGGGCTGGTGCGATGGGGCAAACTCAGTTTATGCCAACCTCATTTCTAGCCTATGCTCAGGATGGCGATGGCGATGGTAAAAAAGATATTTGGAATAATAGCAGCGATGCGTTCGCGTCTGCGGCTTACTATCTACAGCAAGCAGGTTGGAAAGAGTCTGAAACTTGGGGCCGACAGGTTAAAACGCCTACTGACTTTGACGCAAAACTCGCCAATTTAGCAGTTAAAAAGACCTTTTCACAATGGCAAGCACTGGGGGTTAGACGCTTTAATGGCAACGATCTACCTAATCGAGATGATATGATGATCTCTATGGTGATGCCGGATGGCGAACAAGGTCGTAAGTACTTAGTATACGATAACTACCGTGGGTTACTGCGCTGGAATAAGTCGAATTACTTTGCTATTTCAGTTGCTTATCTATCAGAAAGAATCAAATATCCACCGATCAGCTAA
- the gloB gene encoding hydroxyacylglutathione hydrolase: MLTVTPLPAFDDNYIWAIQTSNINGAYVVDPGDADVVIQFLSDKQIPLLGVLITHHHHDHTGGIAKLLSYYGSNIPVYGPAAENIEGVNNPLQACASLTLQSIDLKAEVIEVPGHTLGHIAYVIEDALFCGDTLFSAGCGRLFEGTPQQMLTSLTRLAQVGDDKKVYCTHEYTLANLRFANRADPSNVQLQLYIRHAEQLRASNTPTLPSSIALEKAINPFLRSSSKEIKQSLTEQYQQPINDAVKCFALLRQWKDNF, from the coding sequence ATGTTAACTGTCACACCATTACCTGCCTTTGATGATAACTATATATGGGCAATTCAAACTTCAAACATTAATGGTGCATATGTTGTCGATCCTGGTGATGCCGATGTGGTGATTCAGTTCTTGAGCGATAAACAGATCCCACTTCTAGGGGTATTGATCACTCATCACCACCATGATCACACGGGTGGTATCGCCAAGCTCCTAAGCTATTATGGCAGCAATATCCCAGTTTATGGACCCGCTGCGGAAAATATTGAAGGGGTTAATAACCCGCTACAAGCTTGTGCAAGCTTAACACTACAAAGCATTGACCTAAAAGCAGAAGTGATTGAAGTACCAGGACACACTTTAGGCCATATTGCCTATGTTATAGAAGATGCGCTTTTTTGCGGCGATACGCTTTTCAGCGCTGGCTGTGGTCGTTTATTTGAGGGAACACCGCAGCAAATGCTCACATCGTTAACACGACTAGCGCAGGTTGGAGATGATAAAAAAGTCTATTGTACCCATGAATACACGTTAGCAAATCTTCGCTTTGCTAATCGCGCAGACCCTAGCAACGTACAACTTCAACTATACATTCGCCATGCCGAGCAACTAAGAGCAAGTAATACACCGACTTTGCCGTCGTCAATAGCTCTCGAGAAAGCGATAAACCCTTTCTTACGTAGCAGTAGCAAAGAAATCAAACAATCTTTAACTGAGCAATACCAACAACCTATAAACGATGCTGTGAAATGCTTTGCACTTCTGCGTCAATGGAAAGACAATTTCTAA
- a CDS encoding YcgL domain-containing protein has translation MICAVYKSLRKADSYLFVEKRNEFERVPEALMAMFGEPQLVMMLPIDKRDHLGFADIKKVKAELKDKGFYLQLPPPVVNLLEQHKKDIGFNPE, from the coding sequence ATGATCTGTGCTGTGTATAAAAGTTTAAGAAAAGCGGATAGCTATCTTTTTGTTGAAAAACGTAATGAATTTGAACGAGTTCCTGAGGCATTGATGGCAATGTTCGGTGAGCCGCAATTGGTGATGATGCTACCAATTGATAAGCGTGATCACCTTGGTTTTGCTGATATCAAAAAGGTTAAAGCTGAACTGAAGGATAAAGGATTTTATTTACAGTTACCGCCACCTGTGGTTAATTTGTTAGAACAACATAAGAAAGACATTGGTTTTAACCCCGAATAA
- a CDS encoding lytic transglycosylase, translating into MRVPILLVAGGIALLTGCQNLSSQTTSEGPKATPVVAEKVTKDPVKPEVAEVVEVTDIWERIRLELKMDVPDEKLVRQYRDWYIKHPQHLIRVSERATPFMYLIVEEIEKRNLPIELALLPIVESAFDPFAYSHGAASGLWQFTSPMARHFGLQMNWWYDGRRDVPAATVAALDMLEYLYDKTGDNWLYAIAAYNTGEGRVINAAKRNKRKGIPTDFWHLNLPRETERYVPQLLALADVIKNADKYGITLTPISNEPQIEVIDIGSQIDLALAADIAGMTTSELHKLNPGFNRWATAPDGPHNLVLPVEKASAFKIALNDTQKSERLNWERYKIKSGDSLGLIAKRYRTTVSALKSVNDINGNTIVAGKFLLIPVAAKNLDEYLLSADQRKNRKQNKTRGQQKLTYTVKSGDSFWKIAKQHKVKTSQLASWNSMAPKDPLQIGQKLVIWTGNSTASNQGLKEVMRTVNYKVRSGDSLARIASKFNVKVSDLVRWNKLEKSKYIQPGQTLKLYVDMTKVRA; encoded by the coding sequence ATGCGCGTACCCATTTTACTTGTCGCAGGGGGGATTGCCCTGCTGACTGGTTGCCAAAACTTAAGCAGCCAAACGACTTCAGAAGGACCTAAGGCAACACCTGTTGTCGCAGAAAAAGTCACCAAAGACCCCGTTAAGCCCGAAGTCGCCGAAGTTGTCGAGGTGACTGATATTTGGGAGCGCATTCGTCTAGAACTTAAGATGGATGTTCCAGACGAAAAGTTGGTTAGACAGTACCGAGATTGGTATATCAAGCATCCGCAACATCTAATACGTGTTTCAGAGCGTGCTACGCCTTTCATGTACTTAATTGTCGAAGAAATAGAGAAACGTAACTTGCCAATAGAACTGGCATTATTACCAATTGTAGAAAGCGCATTTGACCCATTTGCTTACTCACATGGTGCTGCATCAGGTTTATGGCAATTTACCTCACCGATGGCACGTCACTTTGGCCTGCAGATGAACTGGTGGTATGACGGCCGCAGAGACGTACCTGCAGCAACCGTTGCAGCACTCGATATGCTTGAATATTTATACGACAAAACCGGCGACAACTGGTTATATGCGATTGCAGCTTATAATACCGGCGAAGGTCGTGTCATTAATGCTGCTAAGCGAAATAAACGTAAAGGCATACCGACTGATTTTTGGCACCTAAACCTGCCGCGTGAAACCGAACGCTATGTACCACAGCTTTTGGCGCTCGCTGATGTGATCAAAAATGCCGATAAATACGGTATTACGCTAACGCCAATCAGCAACGAGCCTCAAATTGAAGTGATAGACATCGGTAGCCAAATTGATCTTGCCTTAGCCGCTGATATTGCCGGTATGACTACATCAGAATTGCATAAACTTAACCCTGGCTTTAACCGCTGGGCGACAGCACCTGATGGGCCTCACAACTTAGTGCTACCAGTTGAGAAGGCATCTGCGTTCAAAATAGCGCTTAACGACACTCAAAAGAGTGAAAGACTTAACTGGGAACGTTATAAAATTAAGTCTGGCGACAGTTTAGGCCTAATTGCTAAACGCTATCGTACAACCGTATCTGCGTTAAAGTCGGTCAATGATATTAATGGCAATACCATTGTTGCGGGTAAATTCCTGCTTATTCCCGTTGCAGCGAAGAATTTAGATGAATACCTACTTTCAGCCGACCAACGTAAAAACCGTAAGCAGAATAAGACTCGCGGTCAGCAGAAGCTTACCTACACGGTTAAGTCTGGTGATTCATTCTGGAAAATTGCTAAGCAGCACAAAGTCAAAACCTCTCAGCTTGCAAGCTGGAATAGCATGGCACCTAAAGATCCATTGCAGATCGGACAAAAGTTAGTCATTTGGACTGGTAACAGTACTGCTAGCAATCAAGGATTAAAGGAAGTGATGCGTACCGTTAATTACAAAGTACGTAGCGGTGACTCTCTCGCCAGAATAGCCAGCAAATTCAATGTTAAGGTCAGCGATCTTGTTCGTTGGAATAAACTGGAGAAAAGTAAATATATTCAGCCAGGGCAAACACTTAAACTTTATGTTGATATGACTAAGGTAAGGGCTTAA
- a CDS encoding YcgN family cysteine cluster protein, with the protein MAFWNEKILAEMNTTEWESLCDGCGKCCLNKLIDDETEELYYTNAACLLLDAKQGHCKSYEQRFSFVPTCTKVTMDNLAMLTWLPDSCSYRRLNEGRGLPSWHPLKTGSKEAMIEAGMSVAGKVTCETKIRDIEDHIVIWPMKDVE; encoded by the coding sequence ATGGCATTTTGGAATGAAAAAATATTAGCAGAGATGAACACTACTGAGTGGGAGTCTTTGTGTGATGGATGTGGTAAGTGTTGCCTCAACAAGTTGATTGATGATGAAACTGAAGAGCTTTACTACACCAACGCAGCCTGTTTGTTACTAGATGCTAAACAGGGTCATTGTAAGAGCTATGAGCAGCGCTTTAGTTTTGTGCCTACCTGCACAAAGGTGACTATGGATAACTTAGCGATGCTAACTTGGTTACCGGATAGCTGTTCATACAGAAGGTTAAATGAAGGGCGAGGCTTACCAAGTTGGCATCCTCTTAAGACTGGCTCTAAAGAGGCGATGATTGAAGCTGGGATGTCGGTGGCGGGTAAAGTCACTTGTGAAACCAAAATCCGTGACATTGAAGATCACATCGTTATCTGGCCAATGAAAGATGTTGAGTGA
- a CDS encoding class I SAM-dependent methyltransferase has protein sequence MTHSGVPLKPYHWSELPNGPVIRESIEEVMFSWWPRVFGYYMLSLGPLSAKVDKTGVGVSCHYSLFDEPEADILADYSQLPIQNASVDAVVMNFLLEFETDPYRLLREVDRVLISGGHLIIAGFNPLSPMFIGKMLPKYQQEIPWNGRFFMPSRVKDWLGLLGYQVVADERLLHHHLLKDLKTDSIWSHALKSWLPSSGSVYVLVARKLETPLTPVRAKRKVKQPNWSTAPTAGRTGHTSQSSK, from the coding sequence TTGACTCATTCAGGGGTTCCACTAAAACCTTATCATTGGTCAGAATTACCAAATGGCCCGGTGATCCGCGAAAGTATTGAAGAAGTGATGTTTTCGTGGTGGCCGCGAGTATTTGGTTATTACATGTTAAGCCTTGGACCATTGAGCGCAAAGGTTGATAAAACGGGCGTAGGAGTCAGTTGTCACTACTCTTTATTCGATGAACCTGAGGCTGATATACTGGCCGATTACAGTCAGCTGCCGATCCAAAACGCCAGTGTCGATGCCGTAGTCATGAACTTTTTACTGGAGTTTGAAACAGATCCCTATCGTTTGCTGCGAGAGGTTGACCGAGTGTTGATCTCCGGTGGCCACCTTATTATTGCTGGCTTTAATCCGTTGAGCCCGATGTTTATCGGAAAAATGCTGCCAAAATACCAGCAAGAGATCCCTTGGAATGGTCGCTTCTTTATGCCGTCGCGAGTTAAAGATTGGTTAGGGCTTTTGGGTTACCAAGTGGTAGCGGATGAGCGCTTGTTACATCATCATCTGCTAAAGGATTTAAAAACAGACAGTATTTGGTCTCACGCGTTAAAGTCGTGGTTGCCCAGTAGTGGTAGTGTTTATGTGTTGGTGGCAAGAAAGCTTGAAACTCCGCTGACCCCAGTTCGAGCCAAGCGCAAAGTTAAACAGCCGAATTGGTCAACGGCGCCAACAGCAGGGCGCACCGGACATACTTCTCAATCTTCAAAATAA
- a CDS encoding DHH family phosphoesterase: MIQTSDLVNFVQKLSPLQRVVIQAHDYPDHDAIASAYAMSVLLKELGIDSIIVYNGEIDRISLSNMIEWLNIPVSHCSKAQLTTMDKIITIDGCIGERNVTDMPGEEIAVIDHHVVTPPKNLWFCDVREEYGATATIMFEYFQAFNISMPKDVATALLVGLKIDTAHMTRGVCSADLKAFVMFNQQADLALVNKICRNEITYSELKLFEHVCQSVEQTEGVGLATVSIDCPKNMLGILGDFLLTVNELDVVVVAQSSQRGIQLSLRSECQYVDVAKVMREQLNIKNFGFGGGHSHMAGGVVFKEFLDEFIDEEELHLSPIIDSILALRSF, from the coding sequence ATGATACAAACCTCGGACCTTGTTAATTTTGTTCAAAAGTTATCTCCACTACAGCGTGTGGTAATTCAAGCGCATGATTACCCAGATCACGACGCTATCGCTTCAGCCTATGCCATGTCAGTGCTACTCAAAGAGCTAGGGATTGATTCTATTATTGTTTATAACGGCGAAATTGACCGTATATCATTATCTAATATGATTGAGTGGCTAAATATTCCAGTGAGTCATTGCAGCAAAGCTCAACTCACTACAATGGACAAAATTATTACCATTGATGGCTGTATTGGGGAAAGAAATGTCACCGACATGCCCGGTGAAGAAATAGCAGTCATTGACCACCATGTGGTTACCCCACCAAAGAATTTATGGTTTTGTGATGTCAGAGAAGAGTATGGGGCAACGGCAACAATAATGTTCGAGTACTTTCAGGCTTTCAACATTAGTATGCCCAAAGACGTTGCTACCGCCTTATTAGTCGGTCTTAAGATTGACACCGCACATATGACCCGAGGTGTGTGCTCAGCCGATCTAAAAGCCTTTGTGATGTTCAATCAACAAGCAGATTTGGCATTAGTTAATAAAATCTGCCGCAATGAAATCACCTATTCTGAGCTTAAATTATTTGAGCACGTATGTCAGTCGGTAGAACAAACCGAAGGCGTCGGCTTAGCTACAGTGTCTATAGATTGCCCTAAAAACATGTTAGGGATTTTAGGAGACTTTCTGCTAACAGTTAACGAACTGGACGTTGTAGTCGTCGCGCAGTCCAGCCAACGCGGCATTCAGCTCTCTCTGCGCTCAGAATGCCAATATGTTGATGTTGCCAAAGTGATGAGAGAACAATTGAACATCAAAAACTTTGGTTTTGGTGGGGGCCATTCGCACATGGCTGGTGGCGTCGTGTTTAAAGAATTTCTTGATGAATTCATCGATGAAGAAGAGCTTCACCTATCTCCGATCATAGATTCGATTTTAGCTCTGAGAAGCTTCTAG
- a CDS encoding LysR substrate-binding domain-containing protein has translation MRITLKQLAIFEAVARSGQVAKAAEMVNLSSPAASMALSELEKQLDARLFERIGNRLRLNSQGSMLLPLATDALQKIAQIEHAFSPAGSELGGDLNVSASSTIGNYLLAKSAVAFCQQHTNTLVNVDIDNSQAVINAVLDFRSEMGFIEGQCLDSRIAVEAWHKDRLLIFCHPAHPLAGKTVSPKALTGQPWVMREEGSGTRDYFVNAANMLDMQPQEKFRFSTPDAIKQAVKQGAGLGVLSELTLEKELSRKELAVINVEGLLLERKFYRIHHKSRNFTAIGAAFIAFCQDFLNTDS, from the coding sequence ATGCGTATTACCTTAAAACAACTTGCCATCTTTGAAGCCGTCGCTCGCAGCGGGCAAGTGGCAAAAGCTGCTGAAATGGTTAACCTGTCATCTCCAGCTGCTTCGATGGCGCTTTCAGAACTCGAGAAGCAGCTTGATGCTCGCTTATTTGAGCGAATTGGCAATCGCCTGCGGTTGAATTCCCAAGGCAGTATGTTGTTACCACTTGCGACTGATGCATTGCAAAAAATAGCTCAAATAGAACATGCGTTTTCGCCAGCAGGCAGTGAGCTCGGTGGGGATCTAAATGTGAGCGCCAGCTCCACCATAGGCAACTACCTATTGGCGAAAAGCGCAGTGGCATTTTGTCAGCAGCATACCAATACACTGGTCAATGTTGACATTGATAACAGCCAAGCGGTCATTAATGCTGTGCTCGACTTTAGAAGTGAAATGGGTTTTATTGAAGGGCAATGCCTCGATAGCCGCATTGCTGTTGAAGCGTGGCACAAAGACCGTTTACTTATTTTCTGTCATCCAGCACATCCACTAGCGGGCAAAACAGTAAGCCCTAAAGCATTGACGGGTCAACCTTGGGTCATGAGAGAAGAGGGCTCTGGCACGAGAGATTATTTTGTTAATGCCGCCAACATGCTCGATATGCAGCCGCAAGAGAAGTTTCGCTTCTCAACCCCTGACGCCATTAAACAAGCCGTTAAACAGGGAGCCGGTTTAGGGGTGTTGTCAGAGTTAACGCTAGAGAAAGAGCTCAGTCGTAAAGAACTGGCTGTCATTAATGTAGAAGGTTTACTGCTTGAACGAAAGTTCTACCGAATTCACCATAAGAGTCGAAACTTTACCGCTATCGGTGCGGCGTTCATTGCTTTTTGCCAAGATTTTTTAAACACCGATAGCTAG
- the dnaQ gene encoding DNA polymerase III subunit epsilon, with protein MNIISSAKRQIILDTETTGMNQSSGPIYLGHRIIEIGCVEVVNRKLTGRHYHEYINPLQPIDEEAIEVHGITNEFVADKPKFHQIAQSFIEFIDGAEIVAHNANFDVSFMDHEFSMLQPIGPKTAEICQILDSLAIAKYLHPGQKNNLDALCKRYGIDNSRRDLHGALLDAEILADVYLIMTGGQTKFNLSSEKAGQEGGGINRLPKDRAKLKVISASADELTRHEERLDLVAKSGQCIWRG; from the coding sequence ATGAACATTATTTCAAGCGCTAAACGCCAAATTATTCTCGATACCGAAACCACTGGTATGAACCAATCTAGTGGCCCTATCTATCTTGGCCATCGAATTATTGAGATTGGTTGTGTTGAAGTGGTAAATCGCAAGCTAACTGGGCGTCATTACCACGAATATATCAATCCGTTGCAGCCGATTGATGAAGAAGCGATTGAAGTTCATGGGATCACCAATGAATTTGTCGCTGACAAACCTAAGTTTCATCAAATCGCGCAAAGTTTTATTGAGTTTATTGATGGCGCAGAAATTGTGGCACATAACGCAAACTTTGACGTTAGCTTTATGGATCATGAATTTTCGATGTTGCAGCCTATAGGGCCGAAGACTGCTGAGATATGTCAAATACTCGATTCTCTGGCCATCGCTAAGTATCTTCATCCAGGACAGAAAAATAACCTCGATGCCTTGTGTAAACGTTACGGCATTGATAACTCTCGCCGCGATCTTCACGGCGCATTACTCGATGCCGAGATCTTAGCTGACGTTTACCTCATCATGACGGGTGGGCAAACTAAGTTTAATCTATCAAGTGAAAAAGCGGGTCAAGAGGGAGGGGGGATAAATCGGCTCCCGAAAGATCGAGCAAAACTTAAAGTGATCAGCGCATCGGCCGATGAACTAACTAGACATGAAGAGCGACTCGACTTAGTCGCTAAATCTGGGCAGTGTATCTGGCGAGGATAG